The sequence below is a genomic window from Diabrotica undecimpunctata isolate CICGRU unplaced genomic scaffold, icDiaUnde3 ctg00003247.1, whole genome shotgun sequence.
ccgattggtgaatATCTCTTGCTATTTGGACGACACAGGTCTCCTTCATTTTGCTTtcgtggttattccattttttttctattttgtgtccattcatttatacactgtacgttacagtttcttctaatgtcttcacttctctttcgatctcgtagtgtattttctgtaattcttctcagtactcttttATCCggagtttccagtagcctttgcgttgttgctgtgttaggtcttgtccaggtctccatagctagacagtgtaattcctaggTATAATATTTTCATTACTTAGACTTTCATTACTTTTTACACAACAAAGTTGTGGTTAACTTTATCTATGTTTGCCTATCTGTATATCTAGCTATGTTTGCAAGTAAATTTCTAAAATtcttaaaagcaatatttttacaaCAATCTTAAATCACTAATGTTCCGTACATACTCCAAAGTCatgtcagtgaaatatttttGTCAAATTTCCAAAAGTAATCAAACAAATTTTGCATAACATTCTTAAACTGCAGTTATTTTTTGACTTTACTTAATATTTTTGTTCCAGTATATTATCAGAAAAGTAAATAGTGCTTTAAACGGACTCTATCATGCCACAAAAAATTtgaattaatatttataaattcgATGAAAGCATATAGTCAAAGAGACTAGGTTTTCACGGCTAGTATTTATTAATGGTACATTGATTTCGGGGTTTGTAGACTGTGGTATGGAATTATTTTTTTCTGGCATTTCGTCTACCACCGCGGCAATCATTATCAACGACAgaatacaatattttgaaattactGCCAACACAGCTCGAAAACAATGTGTCATAGAAAGTATATTATATTTCTGAAAGCTACTGTCCGAAAAAGAACTAGATTTAAACATTAACATGTGCAGGTCTTgcaatttattgttatttttctattTCGTCTTTTTGTCGATGCAGTTAAGTTTAAAGATGAAATTTACTAACttttagataaataatataatttaagtttCTATTTTTGAATAAAAGCGATGTATCTTAGTTTAAAAAGTTTTACTGAGACACagctaaataaaattttaataattaaaaaaaatatatgtttaactATTTCTCAAGGCTACGATAGAGTTCGTCTAATATTTCTGATATATATGACTAATAATTCTTGTAGCACAAGCACATTTAAACACTAAGGAATACGAGAGATAAGGAAAGCCCTCAGTCCACCAGAAGAAAATATATAAACGAAATAGTTTCTTTCCCCAGCACCTAGTATTTTTTAAACTACAGTATCCGCCGGTCTTATAGATCTCAAATAACTATAAATAACATAGCTAATGTGTGTTTGTATAGTATTTTGAGGTCTAAAGCTGGCGGGAAGCAGTtagatacatatttttaaataactacTATGCAATTTCGTCTACGGCAATGTGACTTAAATTTATAAGCAACTATTAGAAAAAATGGgaattgtttttgatttttgCCTCCAGATATGGTTGTTTCAGAAGTATCGTCCATCaaagaagtttttttttatacaaatcaGTTTAAGTTTGATCTTCAATTCGCAGTCTTCGTGACTAAAACTTCTTTGACGTGTATACTTCTTGGGCGAATGGTATTTGTGTTGGTGTATATGAAAAGATAAAGGGCAGAACTTAGCGGTACTTACCCCTTGAATTGGGCTCCATCGTCCATACTTAAGCACCCAGCTCCACCACCGAATCCGTAGCCTTTGGGTCCGTATTTACGTCCATGGCAATTTTTGCAGTACAATTCAGCTTCGTGTTCAGTTACGTTGGTGGAGTCGAGCATTTTATTGCACATACCTATGCAAATAAGCATATtaacaatataattaataaaGGTGGCaagtatttaatataaatattataattattgtaaGTTTGTTGGTGCTTtttctattcgaactttgatttgtTTTTAGGAATCGTGAGTgcgattaattattgtgccaagatagtcgTAGGTATCTATTTGTTTTAAAGTATTACTCTTAATTATCAAggttttcatcattattttgggtttttgaaaaCCTAAAAAATTAAGTTTTCCTGATGTTTGTTGGTAGTCAATAGTTCTCTCCATACtaaactatcttgttcattagcctCTGGAGGTCAAGAAGGTTGTCCGCTATCATGACAATATCGTCCTCATATTTAATGTTATTAATTGGTATTCTATTGACCTCAATTTTTCCTTGAGAGCTCTTTCAATAAATTCTTCACAGTCTGCGTTGAACAGTAGTGGCAACAATACACATCCCTGTCGTACCGCTCTTTTAATTTAAACTCTTCTGAAGTGTATATTcgtatttgtttattttctgtttttagaAACTTGGTAGTTTGTACTTCAACAACAGATTAATATTATTACTGCACAAAATGACTACGTaaggatttatttttattttgaaatatatttctTTATGTTGATATTTTACTTTCAATTCTGTGAGTTAATCAATTGGTCAAAGTTGACCAATTAAAGAACATTATTCAGAAGAGAAGATAAAATATATATCTATGAAACTAGACACCAAACTATTAGATCTTCTAAATTATTGTCTTCTTTCTTTGATCCTAAGTAATTCTTCGGACATCATTCATATCAGATATAGttttgaaaaacttttaaaataacttttaaacattttaatattaAGTCAATAGAGAACATGATAATAAATAGTGTTGATGAAGAATACAATATGgtctaagaaataaaaaaagttagatAGACTTCGAAAAAAAAAAGGACAAAAGTCAAAATACTGATATATTCAGAAGTTATATTTTTCGACATTATAAATGTTTGAGAAGAAAGTAATAAAATATCATAGTTTTAACCATTAAAacgtaattaaatatttatatttaccgCATTTGAAGCAGGATTTGTGGTATTTGTAACCTCCAGCTACTTTTTCTTCAGCGGCGTATACGGATTTGCCGCATTTTGGGCATTTTGGGTTGTCTGCTGGTTTGAAAGGCATTTTGATTTAGTTGATGGTCGTTCTgaaacaataaaacataaaaatgaaTACAACTACTTGTAAGGTATCAAATATATTAGTTTTTCACCAAAAAACTGTTTAACATTTTCTAGGAGTCCTAGCACGTATTATAACAGTATTTTCTTTGCTCTAAATAAACGTGACTATTAATTAAAGTAGATATTTGAAAACTGTTTTAAACTATCTGATTTATAATTGtttacgttttaaagaaaatattaatttaaaatattaaaggtTTTTATGATTAAGGGAACATTAAAAGTTAATTAGTAGTGTACTAGCTAAATAAGAAACGATTTTTAGCACGCTTGGTTGGTCGAGAACCTTATTttgaaaactattaaaaataattaggCGTTTATACCTACTATGGAACAAATTGTCTAttgcaaaatataaatttttctaaatCGTAACCAAAAAAAATCATCCAGAGTTGTAAATGGTACCAGATGCAATtcaacctaaatataatttcgaAAAGCCGTTTAGTATCTTGTTTTTATGAAGGAATGAATGGGAGTCATATAAAACGAAACTTCTTAGTGGAAGATCAATGCTGGTATGCTGATGGCTCCAAAATCAATGGAGATGAAGTACACAAAGGAAAACCAAGGCTATACCTAATACAAACCTAGGTAATCACTTTACTACTTTCCAAGCAAAAATGTATGCTACAAAAATGTACCTGCAGAAACTAATATAGAGGAACTTCAGGAAAGATCTATAAAAATTGGAAAGATAGCCATTTGACATTAAAGGTATTGAAATAAACTCGAATTGACTTCCAGTTAGATTAAAACTATCTTTTATAATCTGAATCGGATCGGAAAAAGCAACAAAGTAAGTTTGTTCTAGGTGCCTGGATATACTGGTACTGAAGGGAGCGAAAAAGTGGACCTACTTGTTAAGGAGAGATATTTATAGGCCCATATCATTACCTTGACACAGCAAGAAGCACAGTCAACAGaatgattatggatgaaatgtaACCACTGGTATGAATAAACGTATCTCAAACATTCGATGATTTTTATACATGAAGCTTCGTAGAAGAGATCCGAATATCTACTAGATATAAATAGGAATGATCTGCGAATTATCGTAGGTCTCTTAACAAATCACTTGCCCCAAAGAGCATAACAGACTTTGTTAAAAAAGCTGTTTATCCCTGGTGAAAGAACTTTTTTACCAGGGATGAGCCACAATATGCCGCTAATGTCGAGTGGAAGGTTGGTAAAGCGCCCACTCATATTGAACCTAACTTAACCTAAACTGTGACCAAACAGACCAGAGGTTATATGACCAGAATGTTGAGAATTGAATACAAAGATAGTTTACTCAATACAGAATAAAGCACagcaatgttttaaaaaaattgttttattttgggCGCAAAATAGAGCACAAAACAACTATTTATTGATGCATAGAATATGATAAcatcagaaaaaaaatttaaagtaaaaatactTAGTCATGGTCAAACGAagtataacaaaaaataaaaaagaacataaaactaACATAGAGGTGTGACAAAGATCTACAAAATATAAGGGGCCAAAAGAAAGTAGCTGTAGAAAAAGCTAAAGCAGAAGAGTAGAAAAAACTATATATTGATAATGAAGTAACAGCAATGGCCAACAAAATAATAAAGAGGTTTCTTAGTAAGTGACTTAAAacaataaagaaaactaaaagagTTGGAACAAATTAAATTGGAGAAGTATGAACAACAATACAAAAGACAGAAAGAAGTTGGCTTCAGGTTTATTTAATAGGATTAAGGAGCTACGAAAATTTCCAGATCAATGAAGAAACACTATATTAGTTCCTTTGCCCAGAAATAAAGTAGatgtttaacaaagcactaattaGACGACCATAAAACTATTTAGTCACGCGATGAAAATATGGAAGCGAATAATGGATAGACGGAGCGTGAGGAAAGCGAAATGCCCGAAAATAAATTTGGATTTATATAAGGCATATCAACGCAGCTATTGAAAAAATATGGAAATGAAGAAACAAACTATCATTTGGTATCCATTGAGCTTGAGAAAGCGTATGGTTGGGTACTTCGGGTCCTTGACAGGTAGTGAGTTCTTAGTTACTTTTACAAATAAGATGATATCTTTGGTAATCACATGATTGTGAATACTTAAATAAGTGGATAAAGCGTCACGAAGAAATTAAAAttctctgttacgcagacgatacaatattaatagcccaaaaTAAAGATAGCCTTCAAAGACTAGTTCACTTCAGTTTAACATGTTGACTTCAACTTAACAAACTGGAACAATAGTAATCAGTGAAGGACCAATAATACGTAAACTAGAAATCGATAGAGTTAATGTACCAGTAATGAAAAATAAAGTACCTAGAGATTACATTGTCCCTCTATAAAGACTTTGgaaaagaagtaagagatcaagtacaaagagCAAATAGATTAGAATAGATTAGCAAGATGCTTTAATAACACTACATGGCGTATTCAATACACTAACATTGAGATGGAACAAAGAATCTGTAAAGCTAGTATAAGACAAATAATGAGGTGCCCATCAAAAAGAAGATTTGATGGAAACAGCAGAAATGAGAATACtcagaaaaattacaggaaatacgctgagacaCTGAATAATGAGTGACGAGATCATAACAAAATGGATTATACAGGGTATAAACGAGTGGACGCTCAGCCGAAAAAAGAATGAAACAATCACATCAGTAACAAAATGGCGGACACAGAAGTTGATAAAATAGCAAGGTAGAAGAAGTGTTGGCCGAGCGCGCAAGAAATGGATTGACTTAGaataagcaaaattgcttatataaagaaaaaaagaagaagatggttGTAAAGCAGTGGCGgttggtgtggtaaaattttgggtaggccaagccagcaaattacatatagctatgtgtaatcagtggcggatccagaggaAGGGGTTACGGGGTCATGACCCTccctaaaaatatttgaaaaaccacttatcctattggtgataagactaaaagtgaccttgcatcagagaaaagtaatcaccctcaagatccatgacctccccaaaaaaaattctgtagccgccagtgtgtgtaatacatattttttttgtgagagcgggaatcttttttttttcgaactttacgattttttttttaatttatttgggcaaccgtgcacttgtttgcaattgtgttgtttgtttaaaaatatgttacaattatagactatgttacatatttttttatcataatttaaaagaaaatttatattacaattcgataattatgttacaagtgacaacgatgatcggcgtaggcccgatcgtctggtgcctaaacagcaagcataaacacgacaatataaatcgttgtctggcaagctgcttaacttcaaacgctttttgtacggtgATCTTATGTGAgttgggtcggccagttccgatcggacctattaatgatatttaaaatgcctgaatacgattcgatgctttctgtggtaatataataacatagttgttttaacggacccTAATGTAttaagtgatttagtacatttaaaagttatttacatgcattaacataatttttgaatatatgtttttcaattttaaagctcttaaaattattgggtaggcccggcctatcctgcctacccccaaaagccgccactgttgtaaagagtaataattttaaatatctagAATCAGTATTACAGCAATGGACAAACATAAGGAGATGATTGCAGTAGAGCAATGCTATGGAGGTCATGCAGATTCCAATAAAACTGCCATAAGTTAAGATTGGATAAGAACGTTCAACGTTGAATTCattaaatatgaataaaaaattacGACCAAAAAAGCTAGTGCCTTTTGCAATTAGTCAGGTACAGGTAAGTCCATGAACGTacggaaatattaaaaaaatgcatttttttgtatgaaaaactGGACAATTATGGAGATATTTTATAAGCCACATACCAGAGTAGTGTAAAACGATAAACACTAAAGAAAtatgtaaaagaaaattataaatcatgaaatctataaaatattaaaacacaaGCGATACAGAACACATACATAAATTCAGAGGAAAACCATTTTGtgttataataaatgaaaaaaggaGAAAGAAGAGATACTCGAAGCCAAAAAACTTCGTCAGAACTTTATGTTTTATCACCAGGTTGAAACGAATGTTGGAATAATCAAGTGTAAGGAgtaagaaaaattaaattaacgATATGTAAGAATTGCAAAAGTTCAAACTAAAAAATCAAGGTGGTGAATTTTTGTGGTCAAGGTTTCCTGAACgagaaaaaatgttaaaaaactttttaacgaaatctgtattttatttttaaattcaagtttgaatttattttaaaatcagaaaaaaatttaaaaagtatcgTAACTTTATATCGAATAAGTTAAAGCAAACATCTATTAATCTAAAGATTGATATTATTTTAcgcaaaacattaaaaaaaagataactaaacaatttaaatttacgAAAAATAATTAATGCATTCGAGGTATGTGGATTTGTTATTTATCATACTCGAATTATGAATATGCAGTTATGAATTACAAtacttttttacaattaaaaaagcagttataataaattatttaatggaGTTAACTATGGACAGTTGTTAGTTgtaaaagcagttttatttttattttgttttagtaTTTGTTgtgactaaaaattttaaaaagctttaaagaagtaataatcaaaatataaacaatgtttgtagaaattatatatttctccattaatttatatttgattaataaaagttattttgtgatttaactattgtttttaaaaatagttttttatgtaAACAAATTGATGAAAAATGCAACAGTTTAGaaagaaaacatttttatgaTTGAAAAACATTTGCCTTCCTAGCGAAAAAACTATGGTCACAAATGCACACTAAAAAAGCGGATTTTTTAATCACAAATTATGCACAGTCTTGGGTTACTAAGCAGCTTCTAGTAGGTCACTTGGCCACCAGCCAAAGGCATAATATTACACAAACACAGATGGtgatgttaaaaataattttcctgGCGCGGCGCCAGCGCTACTCTCATATTATCAGATACCAAATATGGCAGCAGCTCATGCAGGTAAACACTAAAAGCACAATCAGCACTGTAATTTTTGTAACGTTGGTAAAAGCACTCGcgttatttaaaaaagaaaattaggttGGTAATTGGTGTACCTTTTCGGAATCGAGTAAGTGTGGTGGATAAGGGCTTAGTGTCCTCACTACAACCACTATTCGGAGTGTCTGCTGCCGGCTGTTGGAGAGACTTAGTCTATAAACTGATTTGCACACGGCCCCCATAAAAGGAGGGGCTGTGACACACCAATACCTCTGAATAAGCTTCTTACTGTTCTATTTTTGTGGAGATGCAAGTTTAACGATGAAGTAGATATACATATTCGTTAGAATTCGTACCTTTTTCAGAAATTTGATATCTACTTGTCGGTTCCGTGGGTTGTACTAAGGGCGGCATTATCGTCTAAGATATTTCCACAATATTCACAACAAACGTAAAACCAAAACATCTTGGTAGATAActctttatttttacaatgttttatcaTTAATGAATAATGATCCAACTATTTCCGTATAACAaattcatattatattatgttttatctTTTTACTTCAAGGTTACATTATTATCTATGTTTATCAATTTTGATAAATTGTAGTAAAATAGTACTAAAGTGTAGTCAAACAAAAATgacagatatttatttaaatttttctataaaaccGTTTATTCTTAAGTTTTCCTTTTAATTTCTCTCAAGAAATTTGCAAAAGGTATTTTTTTTCATAGTATCACTtttataaaactttatttgtggAGTTATACTTTCTTCTTCCTCCAGCCTTTGCTTCATTCTCGTCTAACCTGAGCATAACCTCCCTTGCATATGACTTTATAATGTTTATCGAATAAGATTATTAGGTACGTAccattgtttatttaaatcttTTATGCATATTTTTAAGACAATTTCAACTCTTCACTTACGTATTTTTGACCACACTTGTTTAATGCTTTTTATTAAATATCCTGTTAAAAATAAGCAACATCCTgtaaaataaaatctttatttgacATTTTAAATCTGGTTTTGAAATTGAAGTCTATTTaacaaacaatattaaaaaaaacgatTGTTTTTGGTTAACAAAccttaaacataaaataaatttattcttcttcttctttgactTTTATTCTACTGCataatcagccagtacatttgttttgttaatttttgggacACTGTCGTGAGTCTGAGAATATACCTCATGCCCTATTATCAGAGAATATAAGACATTTTTTTTCCTTTGGCTTGGACaattgtcattcagccagtctcaaTTAACATGAGCTTTATTCaagaatttcttcttcttcttcttcttctttttgtatagacatgactgtctgtttttcaatctGCCTCCAGTAAGTGGTCggtccatcgttttcgtggtctttctactgatcgtcttcctattggggaaccttctcttgctgtctttatactctatttgttgtcattcggcttatatgatcgttccattctactcttctatttcttacccagtttttgatgttctccaccttgcatctaggtcgtatatctgtacttctaggtctgtcccatagtgtcttaccttacttgtcctgtctgtgtcaggtcttgtttctgccgcgtatgtaattattagtctgatgactgttttgtaaattctgcctttcgtttctttcccgatatttttatttcttcatattgtttcattcaggcagccttcggctctgtttactctatttgcttgatcttccacttcagttttgagctttccgtagatag
It includes:
- the LOC140432211 gene encoding muscle LIM protein 1-like, producing MPFKPADNPKCPKCGKSVYAAEEKVAGGYKYHKSCFKCGMCNKMLDSTNVTEHEAELYCKNCHGRKYGPKGYGFGGGAGCLSMDDGAQFKG